One Terriglobales bacterium DNA segment encodes these proteins:
- a CDS encoding 3-hydroxyacyl-CoA dehydrogenase NAD-binding domain-containing protein — protein sequence MAEVRTIAVIGAGIMGRGIAHAAALGGYRTILEDILPASLRKAESEIRTNLDKAVELGKVGRADANAALGRIEYAGSMEEAARAADLVIEAVPEELESKIEIFTLLDKICRPGTILASNTSSLSVTEIASVTYRAPKCLGMHFFNPVHKMKLLEIVRAVETDEETLAAAVEVGRCMGKEVVVIKESPGFITSRINAMIGNEAFYMLQEGIASAADIDKALKLGLNHPMGPFELVDLVGLDTRLHILEYLHKTLGEKFRPAPLLIEYVKAGRLGRKSGRGVFDYPEKKPAPMEPVGKG from the coding sequence GTGGCTGAGGTCCGCACCATCGCCGTTATCGGCGCCGGCATCATGGGCCGCGGCATCGCCCACGCCGCCGCGCTCGGCGGCTACCGCACCATCCTCGAGGATATCCTGCCGGCGAGCCTGCGCAAGGCGGAGAGCGAGATTCGCACCAACCTCGACAAGGCCGTCGAACTGGGCAAGGTGGGCCGCGCCGACGCCAACGCCGCCCTGGGCCGCATCGAGTACGCCGGTTCGATGGAGGAGGCCGCCCGCGCCGCCGACCTGGTCATCGAAGCCGTCCCCGAGGAGCTGGAATCCAAGATCGAGATCTTCACCCTGCTCGACAAGATCTGCCGCCCCGGCACCATCCTGGCCTCGAACACCTCGTCGCTCTCGGTCACCGAGATCGCCTCCGTCACCTACCGAGCCCCCAAGTGCCTGGGCATGCACTTCTTCAACCCGGTGCACAAGATGAAGCTGCTGGAGATCGTGCGCGCGGTCGAAACCGACGAGGAGACGCTCGCCGCCGCGGTCGAGGTCGGCCGCTGCATGGGCAAGGAAGTGGTGGTGATCAAGGAGTCGCCGGGATTCATCACCAGCCGCATCAACGCCATGATCGGCAACGAGGCCTTCTACATGCTGCAGGAGGGCATCGCCTCGGCCGCTGACATCGACAAGGCGCTCAAGCTCGGCCTCAACCATCCCATGGGACCCTTCGAGCTGGTGGACTTGGTGGGCCTCGATACCCGCCTGCACATCCTGGAGTACCTGCACAAGACTCTGGGAGAGAAGTTCCGCCCCGCGCCGCTGCTGATCGAGTACGTCAAGGCCGGCCGGCTGGGTCGCAAGTCCGGCCGCGGCGTCTTCGACTACCCCGAAAAGAAGCCCGCCCCGATGGAGCCGGTGGGGAAGGGCTAG
- a CDS encoding hemerythrin domain-containing protein, with protein sequence MKRDANLVPLSRQHFRALVLCMRIHRKRAPRSILQREMLELYAEDVRFHFQAEEEYLFPAARRLAVAAPLVRELLGEHKKLRRAFAAARRRTLKSEEMVRFADLLEGHIRKEERQLFQECQKQMSEKELDDIGKRMGKYFQKCGAAAQAACKLPAR encoded by the coding sequence ATGAAGCGCGATGCCAATCTGGTGCCGCTCTCGCGCCAGCACTTCCGCGCCCTGGTGCTGTGCATGCGCATCCACCGCAAGCGCGCCCCGCGAAGCATCCTGCAGCGGGAGATGCTCGAGCTCTACGCCGAGGACGTGCGCTTCCACTTCCAGGCGGAGGAAGAGTACCTCTTCCCCGCCGCGCGGCGTTTGGCAGTGGCAGCGCCGCTGGTGCGCGAGTTGCTCGGCGAACACAAGAAGCTCCGGCGCGCCTTCGCCGCAGCCCGCCGCCGGACGCTCAAGAGCGAGGAGATGGTCCGCTTCGCCGACCTGCTCGAAGGACATATCCGCAAGGAGGAGCGCCAGCTCTTTCAGGAGTGCCAGAAGCAAATGTCAGAGAAAGAGTTGGACGACATCGGTAAAAGAATGGGGAAGTATTTCCAGAAGTGCGGCGCGGCTGCTCAGGCCGCCTGCAAACTGCCCGCTCGCTAA
- the malQ gene encoding 4-alpha-glucanotransferase produces MPFERASGILLHPTSLPSRGGIGDLGPAAYDFLDFLAAGKQRLWQVLPLGPLGYGNSPYSATSAFAGNPLLISLERLAERGWIAPQRLAALPESVAQVGYEQVSASKFELLREAAGNFLQRATGAQNMRFERFCRENRWWLRDYALFDLLRRENRLVRWNRWPRELARREPAALEKVCAAQVAELEGECVLQFFFYEQWGALRRACHQKGVRLIGDLAIFVNYDSSDVWTHPELFRLNDDLDMQVVAGVPPDAFSKTGQRWGNPIYRWDALAGRGYDWWVERMRWGLRACDIVRLDHFRGFDQYWEIPASEPTAVHGRWVDGPRDGLFDALRHALGELPLIAEDLGFITPEVHALRQRLGIPGMRVMQFGFGDPGAEIHLPHRFEPNTVVYPGTHDNDTTRGWWESQATPEERRAAEAYLTPGSDGIHWAFIRAAEASVANLCVIPLQDILGLGSEARMNVPSKAEGNWAWRYAPGSLTPELAARLAALSEASGRDSTAPIEGSQEEGEEFVA; encoded by the coding sequence ATGCCCTTTGAGCGCGCCTCCGGCATCTTGCTGCACCCCACCTCGCTGCCCTCGCGCGGCGGCATCGGAGACCTGGGCCCCGCCGCCTACGACTTCCTCGACTTCCTCGCCGCGGGAAAGCAGCGGCTGTGGCAGGTGCTGCCCCTGGGTCCGCTGGGCTATGGCAATTCTCCCTACTCCGCCACCTCCGCCTTCGCCGGCAACCCTCTGCTGATCAGCCTGGAGCGGCTGGCCGAGCGCGGCTGGATCGCGCCCCAGCGCCTGGCGGCGCTGCCGGAAAGCGTGGCACAGGTGGGCTACGAGCAGGTCTCCGCCAGCAAGTTCGAGCTGCTGCGGGAGGCGGCCGGGAACTTTCTGCAGCGGGCCACGGGAGCGCAGAACATGCGCTTCGAGCGCTTCTGCAGAGAGAACCGCTGGTGGCTGCGCGACTATGCGCTCTTCGACCTGCTGCGCCGCGAAAACCGCTTGGTGCGCTGGAACCGCTGGCCGCGCGAGCTGGCCCGCCGGGAACCGGCGGCGCTGGAAAAAGTCTGCGCCGCGCAGGTCGCCGAGCTGGAAGGGGAGTGTGTCCTCCAGTTCTTTTTTTACGAGCAGTGGGGAGCGCTGCGGCGAGCCTGCCACCAGAAGGGTGTCCGCCTGATCGGCGACCTCGCCATATTCGTCAACTACGACAGCTCCGACGTCTGGACCCATCCCGAGCTCTTCCGCCTGAACGACGACCTCGACATGCAGGTGGTGGCCGGAGTCCCGCCTGACGCCTTCAGCAAGACCGGCCAGCGCTGGGGCAATCCCATCTACCGCTGGGACGCGCTGGCCGGGCGCGGCTATGACTGGTGGGTGGAGCGCATGCGCTGGGGCCTGCGCGCCTGCGACATCGTCCGCCTCGACCACTTCCGCGGTTTCGACCAGTACTGGGAGATTCCCGCCAGCGAGCCCACCGCCGTCCACGGCCGCTGGGTGGATGGCCCGCGCGACGGACTCTTCGACGCGCTGCGCCACGCCCTGGGCGAGCTGCCGCTCATCGCCGAGGACCTGGGCTTCATCACTCCCGAGGTACATGCCCTGCGCCAGCGCCTGGGCATCCCCGGGATGCGGGTGATGCAGTTCGGCTTCGGCGACCCGGGAGCTGAGATCCATCTGCCGCACCGCTTCGAGCCCAACACCGTGGTCTACCCCGGCACCCACGATAACGACACCACGCGCGGCTGGTGGGAGTCGCAGGCCACCCCCGAGGAGCGCCGCGCCGCCGAGGCCTATCTGACTCCCGGCTCCGACGGCATCCACTGGGCCTTCATCCGCGCCGCCGAAGCCTCGGTGGCCAACCTGTGCGTGATTCCTTTGCAGGACATTCTCGGACTGGGCAGCGAGGCGCGCATGAACGTCCCCAGCAAGGCGGAAGGGAACTGGGCCTGGCGCTACGCTCCCGGCAGCCTCACGCCGGAGCTGGCCGCCCGCCTGGCCGCACTGAGCGAAGCCAGCGGCCGCGACTCGACTGCGCCGATTGAAGGCTCTCAGGAAGAGGGCGAGGAGTTCGTGGCCTAG
- a CDS encoding peptidyl-prolyl cis-trans isomerase → MIRFLQTPGTLRKLILGGVVLFAGVAMVIYLIPGFLTTDASTATGILAQVGNQQVTLTEVEQQANLSARQQFPRGVPEMIMPLFLQRAAEQIMVRKAMLVEASRLGLKVSDEELADELRHGPFAAEIFPRGQRISMEEYETFVQNNFQMGVPQFEALIQDDLLLSKLRGLIESGITVSDADLERDYRLRNTKVKLQYAVLTPEEISKLIHPTESELRAYFESNKSRYANALPEKRKARYALISLTALQGQVQVTRDDLQRYYSDRQDQFRLPEEVNVRHILIKTPSPGPDGKVDSKGVEASRARAQDLLKQLKAGAKFEDLARKYSEDPGSKDNGGLYEKVERGRMVPEFDKAAFSLPKGQLSDLVQTSFGFHIIRVEDHQPAHLRSLDEVKREIEPAVALEKAARAAEALARTLESEGRTLGLEKAAAKHGLTVVTTDYFGRSDSLPGVGVAPEFLETVFAARKEAPPALARVEQGYALVEVTDIKPPAAPTFADMRSTVATDFKEERGSSLLFTRTQELADRAHAEHDLARAARELGAKLETSEPVAPEGQVPDIGQMTGPASTAFTMKPGEISGPIRAGANGVVLTVIERHEPSLADFEQSKDQVRERLLATRRADLMEIYVENLRERMKKDGRLKINQKEMDRITRSRGPLGGS, encoded by the coding sequence ATGATCCGCTTTCTGCAGACCCCGGGCACGCTCCGCAAGCTCATCCTGGGCGGGGTAGTGCTGTTTGCCGGCGTAGCCATGGTGATCTACCTGATTCCCGGCTTCCTGACCACGGACGCCAGTACGGCCACGGGCATATTGGCCCAGGTGGGCAACCAGCAGGTCACCCTGACGGAAGTGGAGCAACAGGCGAACCTGTCGGCCCGCCAGCAGTTTCCCCGGGGGGTACCGGAGATGATCATGCCGCTGTTCCTGCAGCGCGCCGCCGAGCAGATCATGGTGCGCAAGGCGATGCTGGTCGAGGCCTCGCGCCTGGGATTGAAGGTCAGCGATGAGGAACTCGCCGATGAACTGCGCCACGGCCCCTTCGCGGCCGAGATTTTCCCTAGGGGCCAGCGCATCTCCATGGAGGAGTACGAGACCTTTGTCCAGAACAACTTCCAGATGGGCGTGCCACAGTTCGAGGCGCTGATCCAGGACGACCTGCTCCTAAGCAAACTGCGCGGGCTGATCGAGAGCGGCATCACCGTTTCCGACGCCGACTTGGAGCGCGACTACCGCTTGCGCAACACCAAGGTCAAGCTGCAGTACGCCGTGCTGACGCCCGAGGAGATCTCCAAGCTCATTCATCCCACGGAATCCGAGCTGCGCGCCTACTTCGAATCCAACAAGAGCCGCTACGCCAACGCGCTTCCCGAAAAGCGCAAGGCGCGCTATGCGCTCATCAGCCTGACCGCACTCCAGGGCCAGGTTCAGGTCACCCGCGACGACCTGCAACGTTACTACAGCGACCGCCAGGACCAGTTCCGCTTGCCCGAAGAGGTGAACGTCCGGCACATCCTCATCAAGACGCCCTCCCCCGGGCCCGACGGCAAGGTGGATTCCAAAGGAGTGGAGGCATCACGCGCCCGCGCCCAGGACCTGCTGAAGCAGCTGAAGGCCGGCGCGAAGTTCGAAGACCTGGCCCGGAAGTATTCCGAGGACCCGGGCAGCAAGGACAACGGCGGATTGTACGAGAAAGTCGAGCGCGGCCGCATGGTGCCGGAGTTCGACAAGGCCGCATTTTCGCTGCCCAAGGGACAGCTCAGCGACTTGGTGCAGACCTCATTCGGCTTCCACATCATTCGCGTGGAAGACCATCAGCCGGCCCACCTGCGGTCCCTGGACGAGGTGAAGAGGGAGATCGAGCCCGCAGTGGCGCTGGAGAAAGCCGCGCGCGCCGCGGAGGCGCTGGCGCGCACCCTGGAGAGCGAAGGGCGCACCTTGGGCCTGGAGAAGGCCGCGGCCAAGCACGGCCTGACCGTTGTGACCACGGACTACTTCGGCCGCAGTGATTCCTTGCCGGGAGTGGGCGTGGCTCCCGAGTTTCTGGAAACGGTTTTTGCCGCGCGCAAGGAGGCGCCGCCCGCGCTGGCGCGCGTGGAGCAGGGATACGCCCTGGTCGAAGTCACGGACATCAAGCCTCCCGCCGCCCCCACCTTTGCCGACATGCGTTCCACCGTCGCCACCGACTTCAAGGAAGAGCGCGGTTCCTCGCTGCTGTTCACGCGGACCCAGGAGCTTGCCGACCGCGCCCACGCCGAGCATGACCTGGCGCGCGCGGCCCGGGAGCTGGGCGCCAAGCTCGAGACCAGTGAGCCGGTCGCTCCCGAAGGCCAGGTCCCCGACATCGGCCAAATGACCGGCCCGGCGTCGACGGCATTCACCATGAAGCCGGGCGAGATTAGCGGGCCCATCCGCGCTGGTGCCAACGGCGTGGTGCTCACGGTCATCGAGCGGCACGAGCCCTCCCTGGCCGACTTCGAGCAGTCCAAGGACCAGGTCCGCGAGCGGCTGCTGGCCACCCGGCGCGCTGACCTCATGGAGATCTATGTTGAGAACCTCCGGGAGCGCATGAAGAAGGACGGCCGCCTGAAGATCAACCAGAAGGAGATGGACCGCATCACCCGGTCGCGCGGCCCGCTGGGCGGAAGCTAG
- a CDS encoding efflux RND transporter periplasmic adaptor subunit: MLLSAGLFLMPGCSSQKAQSAPSIAVPVVVAPAIEKTVPVELRAIGNVQAYNTVQVKTQVPGELTGVFFKEGDDVQRGQLLFTLDPRPLESDLKRLQATMARDQAEAANARAQATRYAKLMEEGVVAREQYDQYRTQAEAMEAAAQADKSAVETARLQLAYTKIFAPLSGRTGSLLVHRGNIVKENDDKSVLVAINQLTPIYVEFAVPERYLPQVKAQTSAGKLKVQAVAPGETTPEEGTLTFVDNTVDPTTGTIRMKGTFANPSRRLWPGQFVDVVLRLSERPNAVLVPTPAVQTGQLGQFVFVIKSDMTAEQRPVKAGEAVEGSTIIEQGVQPGERVVTDGQLRLVPGSRVEIRQAGASPAAGASSAK, translated from the coding sequence TTGTTGCTCTCGGCCGGGTTGTTCTTGATGCCCGGCTGTTCCAGTCAAAAGGCGCAAAGCGCCCCTTCCATCGCGGTCCCGGTGGTGGTCGCGCCCGCGATCGAGAAGACCGTGCCCGTGGAGCTGCGGGCCATCGGTAACGTCCAGGCCTACAACACCGTGCAGGTAAAGACGCAGGTTCCCGGCGAGCTCACCGGCGTCTTTTTCAAGGAAGGCGACGACGTCCAGCGGGGCCAGCTCCTGTTCACCCTCGACCCCCGGCCCCTCGAGTCCGACCTGAAGCGCCTGCAAGCCACGATGGCGCGCGACCAGGCGGAGGCCGCCAACGCCCGCGCCCAGGCCACCCGCTACGCCAAGCTGATGGAAGAAGGGGTGGTGGCGCGCGAGCAGTATGACCAGTACCGCACCCAAGCGGAGGCGATGGAAGCCGCCGCCCAGGCCGACAAGAGCGCGGTGGAGACCGCCCGGCTCCAGCTGGCATACACCAAGATCTTCGCGCCACTCTCCGGCCGCACCGGAAGCCTGCTGGTGCACCGCGGCAACATCGTCAAGGAGAACGACGATAAGTCGGTGCTGGTGGCCATCAACCAGCTCACCCCCATCTACGTGGAATTCGCCGTGCCCGAGCGCTACCTGCCGCAGGTCAAGGCGCAGACCTCCGCCGGCAAGCTGAAGGTGCAGGCGGTGGCGCCCGGCGAAACGACGCCGGAAGAAGGCACGCTGACTTTCGTGGACAACACCGTGGACCCGACCACGGGGACCATTCGAATGAAGGGAACGTTCGCCAATCCCTCCCGGCGGCTGTGGCCCGGCCAGTTCGTGGACGTGGTGCTGCGGCTGAGCGAGCGGCCGAACGCGGTCCTTGTCCCCACGCCCGCAGTCCAAACCGGGCAGCTTGGGCAGTTTGTTTTCGTCATCAAGAGTGACATGACGGCCGAGCAGCGCCCGGTGAAGGCGGGGGAGGCGGTAGAAGGCTCGACCATCATCGAGCAAGGAGTGCAGCCGGGCGAGCGCGTGGTCACCGACGGCCAGCTGCGCCTGGTGCCGGGCTCGCGCGTAGAAATCAGGCAGGCGGGAGCCTCGCCCGCGGCCGGTGCAAGCAGCGCAAAATGA
- a CDS encoding efflux RND transporter permease subunit, with protein sequence MNIAEPFIRRPVMTTLVMAAILLFGVVAYRALPVSDLPNVDFPTIQVSASLPGASPETMASAVATPLEKQFSTIAGVDSMTSASSLGATSITLQFSLDRNIDAAAQDVQAMIAKAARDLPQDMPAPPSYQKVNPADQPVLYMALSSPTLPLSQVDEYAETMLAQRISMISGVAQVQVFGSQKYAVRAQLDPRALATRGIGVDEVVTAIQRGNVNQPTGTLYGPHQAVTVQATGQLTDAAAYRPLVVAYRNGSPVRLAELGRVIDSVENDKIASWFNQDRAITLAIQKQPGTNTVAVVDAVKQVLPTFQRQIPASVKIDIVYDRSVSIRDSVNDVKFTLLLTIGLVILVIFLFLRNVSATIIPSLALPMSIVGTFAVMYLLGYTVDNLSMMALTLSVGFVVDDAIVMLENIVRHMEGGEQPMQATLRGSREIGFTIISMTLSLAAVFLPVLFMGGILGRLLHEFAVTIGAAILVSGLVSLTLTPMLCSRFLRPTKEQHHGSFYKKSERVFDFALGLYARTLGFVMRHRPATMLVWLSLLAATIVLAVIIPKGFLPNEDIGQILIFTESAQGTSFDDMVTHQKALAKVLAADPNIISFISSVDNRFGGATNVGRFFARMKPASERPSAEQVIQELRPKLNSLPGIAAYPQMLPPIRVGGTLTKSPYQYALQDADTNELYAYAPKLEAKMRELKILQDVTSDLQIKSPQVEVRINRDHAATLGITAEQIETALQTAYTSRQVSTIYAPNNQYRVIVELEPQYYADPRSLSLLYVRSVGGKLVPLDTLATVVPDLGPLSVNHLGQLPAVTLSFNTKPGVALETAQDEVEKAAREVLPSTITASPQGTAQAFESSLRGLGVLGLMALLVIYIILGILYESFIHPITILFSGLPLAGFGALVTLMIFGSDLNLYAFVGIILLVGIVKKNAIMMIDFALVAQRVEGKNASVAIYEGALVRFRPIMMTTMAALMGTLPIAMGFGAGAESRRPLGLAVVGGLVVSQLLTLYITPVFFTYMDSFQQWIAQLRRRSAPQLEAEAEQVLTLENHNHEASKVGD encoded by the coding sequence ATGAATATCGCCGAGCCCTTCATTCGCCGCCCGGTCATGACCACCCTGGTCATGGCGGCCATCCTGCTGTTCGGCGTGGTGGCCTACCGGGCCCTGCCGGTCAGCGACCTGCCCAACGTGGACTTCCCCACCATTCAGGTGTCGGCGAGCCTGCCCGGCGCCAGCCCGGAGACCATGGCCTCCGCGGTGGCCACGCCGCTGGAGAAGCAGTTCTCCACTATCGCCGGAGTGGATTCGATGACCTCGGCCAGTTCGCTGGGAGCGACCTCCATCACCCTGCAGTTCAGCCTGGACCGGAACATCGACGCCGCGGCGCAGGACGTGCAGGCCATGATCGCTAAAGCGGCGCGTGACCTGCCTCAGGACATGCCCGCGCCGCCCTCCTACCAGAAGGTGAACCCGGCGGACCAGCCCGTGCTCTACATGGCACTCAGTTCGCCCACGCTGCCGCTCTCCCAGGTGGATGAGTATGCGGAGACCATGCTGGCGCAGCGCATCTCGATGATCAGCGGCGTGGCCCAGGTGCAGGTGTTCGGCTCACAGAAGTACGCGGTGCGCGCGCAGCTCGACCCGCGGGCGCTGGCCACGCGCGGCATCGGCGTGGACGAGGTGGTGACCGCCATCCAGCGCGGCAACGTCAACCAGCCCACCGGCACGCTCTACGGGCCGCACCAGGCGGTGACCGTGCAGGCCACCGGACAGCTCACCGACGCCGCGGCCTATCGCCCGCTGGTCGTGGCCTATCGCAACGGCTCCCCGGTGCGGCTGGCGGAGCTGGGCCGGGTGATCGACAGCGTGGAGAACGACAAGATCGCCAGTTGGTTCAACCAGGACCGCGCCATCACCCTGGCGATCCAGAAGCAGCCGGGGACCAACACCGTGGCGGTGGTGGACGCCGTCAAGCAGGTGCTGCCCACCTTCCAGCGACAGATCCCAGCCTCGGTTAAGATCGACATCGTCTATGACCGCTCGGTGTCCATCCGCGACTCGGTCAACGACGTGAAGTTCACCCTGCTGCTGACCATCGGCCTGGTCATCCTGGTGATCTTCCTGTTCCTGCGCAACGTCTCGGCCACCATCATCCCCAGCCTGGCGCTGCCCATGTCCATCGTGGGGACGTTCGCTGTGATGTACCTGCTGGGCTACACCGTGGACAACCTGTCCATGATGGCGCTGACTCTCTCCGTGGGCTTCGTGGTGGATGACGCCATCGTGATGCTGGAGAACATCGTGCGCCACATGGAGGGCGGCGAGCAGCCCATGCAGGCCACGCTGCGCGGCTCGCGCGAGATCGGCTTCACCATCATCTCCATGACCCTGTCGCTGGCCGCGGTGTTCCTGCCGGTGCTGTTCATGGGCGGCATCCTGGGACGCCTGCTGCACGAGTTCGCGGTCACCATCGGCGCCGCTATCCTGGTCTCCGGCCTGGTCTCGCTCACGCTGACTCCCATGCTGTGCAGCCGCTTCCTGCGTCCCACCAAGGAGCAGCACCACGGCAGCTTCTACAAGAAATCGGAACGGGTCTTCGACTTCGCGCTGGGCCTCTACGCGCGCACCCTGGGCTTCGTCATGCGCCACCGCCCGGCGACCATGCTGGTTTGGTTGTCGCTGCTGGCCGCGACCATCGTCCTCGCCGTCATCATCCCCAAGGGCTTTCTGCCCAATGAGGACATAGGGCAGATCCTGATCTTCACCGAATCGGCGCAGGGCACGTCGTTCGACGACATGGTGACGCATCAAAAAGCGCTGGCCAAGGTGCTGGCCGCCGACCCGAACATCATCTCGTTCATCTCCAGCGTGGACAACCGCTTCGGCGGCGCGACCAACGTGGGCCGCTTCTTCGCGCGCATGAAGCCGGCTTCGGAACGTCCCTCCGCCGAGCAGGTGATCCAGGAGCTGCGCCCCAAACTGAACTCGCTGCCGGGGATCGCAGCCTATCCGCAGATGCTGCCGCCCATCCGCGTCGGTGGCACGCTGACCAAGAGTCCCTACCAGTACGCGCTGCAGGACGCCGACACCAACGAGCTCTATGCCTACGCCCCCAAGCTCGAAGCCAAGATGCGCGAACTGAAGATCCTGCAGGACGTGACCAGCGACCTGCAGATCAAGAGCCCGCAGGTGGAGGTGCGCATCAACCGCGACCACGCCGCGACCCTGGGCATCACCGCCGAGCAGATCGAGACCGCCCTGCAGACCGCTTATACCTCCCGCCAGGTCTCGACCATCTACGCGCCCAACAACCAGTACCGCGTCATCGTCGAGCTGGAGCCGCAGTACTACGCCGACCCGCGCTCCCTCTCGCTGCTTTACGTGCGCTCGGTCGGCGGAAAGCTGGTGCCCCTCGATACCCTGGCCACCGTGGTCCCGGACCTGGGGCCGCTCTCGGTGAACCACCTGGGACAGCTTCCGGCGGTCACCCTTTCCTTTAACACCAAGCCGGGAGTGGCCTTGGAAACCGCGCAGGACGAAGTGGAGAAGGCAGCGCGCGAGGTTCTGCCGTCCACCATAACCGCCAGCCCCCAGGGCACTGCCCAAGCCTTCGAATCGTCGCTCCGGGGGCTGGGGGTGCTGGGCCTGATGGCCCTCCTGGTCATATACATCATCCTCGGCATCCTGTATGAAAGCTTCATCCACCCCATCACCATTCTTTTTTCGGGGCTGCCCTTGGCGGGCTTCGGCGCGCTCGTCACCCTAATGATCTTCGGCAGCGACCTGAACCTGTACGCTTTCGTGGGCATCATCCTGCTGGTGGGCATTGTGAAGAAGAACGCCATCATGATGATCGACTTCGCGCTGGTGGCGCAGCGCGTCGAGGGCAAGAACGCCTCCGTGGCCATCTACGAAGGTGCCCTGGTCCGCTTCCGCCCCATCATGATGACCACCATGGCCGCGCTGATGGGGACGCTGCCCATCGCCATGGGCTTCGGCGCCGGCGCTGAGTCCCGCCGTCCCCTGGGCCTCGCCGTGGTCGGCGGCCTGGTGGTCTCCCAGCTCCTCACCCTGTACATCACGCCGGTCTTCTTCACCTACATGGATTCCTTCCAGCAGTGGATCGCCCAGCTGCGCCGGCGCTCCGCTCCCCAGCTCGAAGCGGAAGCCGAGCAGGTGCTGACCCTGGAAAACCACAACCACGAGGCCAGCAAGGTCGGCGACTGA
- a CDS encoding enoyl-CoA hydratase/isomerase family protein — protein MAASPTTSSKIVLAIEPPVARVTLANPPLNVIDLAMMDELNQALAALEPRPDVTAIIFRGSGKCFSAGVDVAAHTPDKVRVALEKLHRAILAVVRSQKVTIARVHGACLGGGAELALVCDLVYTARDASWGFPEIKLACYPPVAVVALAALVGQKRAADLILTGRQISGDEALAIGLANGAARVEELDALVADTIERLAALSPAALAHAKKAFYAWDALHFDKGLARAEEIYLSELMKTHDAVEGIQAWIEKRKPKWSGR, from the coding sequence ATGGCAGCCTCTCCGACCACATCCTCGAAGATCGTGCTGGCAATTGAACCGCCGGTGGCGCGGGTCACGCTCGCGAACCCGCCGCTCAACGTCATCGACCTGGCGATGATGGACGAACTCAATCAGGCCCTGGCTGCGCTCGAGCCGCGCCCGGACGTCACTGCAATCATCTTCAGGGGCAGCGGGAAGTGTTTTTCCGCCGGCGTGGATGTCGCCGCGCATACGCCCGACAAGGTCCGCGTGGCGCTTGAAAAGCTGCATCGCGCCATCCTGGCCGTCGTGCGCTCGCAGAAGGTCACCATTGCGCGGGTGCACGGCGCTTGCTTGGGCGGAGGCGCCGAGCTGGCGCTGGTTTGCGACCTGGTGTATACCGCCCGCGACGCGAGCTGGGGCTTCCCCGAGATTAAGTTGGCGTGCTACCCGCCGGTAGCGGTGGTGGCACTGGCGGCGCTGGTGGGGCAGAAGCGCGCTGCCGACCTCATCCTCACCGGGCGCCAGATCTCGGGCGACGAGGCCCTGGCCATCGGCTTGGCCAACGGCGCCGCCCGCGTCGAAGAACTGGACGCGCTGGTCGCGGACACCATCGAGCGCCTGGCCGCGCTCAGTCCCGCCGCCCTGGCGCACGCCAAGAAGGCCTTCTACGCCTGGGACGCTCTGCACTTCGACAAGGGCTTGGCGCGCGCAGAAGAGATCTATCTGAGTGAGCTGATGAAGACGCACGACGCGGTCGAGGGGATCCAGGCGTGGATAGAGAAGCGGAAACCGAAGTGGAGCGGGAGATGA